From Paludisphaera rhizosphaerae, the proteins below share one genomic window:
- a CDS encoding YfhO family protein codes for MKRMARVGLALLCLAVPLLLVFEPILLRGRQLAFQDAGHFYYPLLRRVQQEWDAGRWPLWAPEASAGTPLLGNPTAAVLYPGKLVFFVLPHAWAVRWYVVGHVALAFGAMWALLRGWRISPVGSALGSLAYGFGVPLLSQTSNMIFLVGAAWLPLGLLAADRWLRLGQRSALAALALVLALQVLGGDPEAAYLVVVCAGGYAAGLSAAAGPPATISRLLKRLGLAAAAVLIGLLAVSYWAAWVIRWIGTAKIGDPAPIRPPHGAIACALWGVLGVFLVRKARTSPPVRAFLTRSAGLLGASVLGLALAGAQLLPVLEYSSMSFRAAESEGFHDFYAYSPNPLQVLDTIWPNAFGTLEGGYRSWLDMIPPKPANRLWMPSLYLGWLTIVLALSAFGVRKGPPWRAWLSVVAVVSFLAALGSFGSPLLWARLVPGWESVLGPIEPPFNWQVRADGYMRDGDGGVYWLLASLLPGFRSFRYPPKLFVLCSLALSGLAAMGWDRLTERDTESKERSRRAWVVAGALLGVSVCALAASWLGAGPMLGRFNALADSLRNSDEPLNVARAVWDLRAGITHGVVAGVVVCGLILLARRRPRLAGGLAVSVLMLDLVWANAYHVVTVPQDAFEGTPKALEVIREAEQANPSPGPFRVGRIGAWWPSNWFSAGEPRSFASITSWERSTLRPNYNLPLGVRLTYHHDTIEPMDYGLFFLPWSLTPSEQTLRVHGLKPGQKVWYYPRRGFDLWNTRYFIVPGHLSWDSRARGYASVVRGSTLIYPGPNEFDGPGGDERRKRWKETEDFHVFRNEKAFPRAWVVHRAYVVPPIQGLRVNDRFRLVKELIYQADEFWNLPGLPVRDPHTVAWVETDRPRELDPFLSPVDPDPLETVTLTLDEPQRVEFTAVLRSPGLVVVGDMNYPGWTLTVNGRPAEILRTNRAMRGVALPAGTHRLAFRYEPASFRLGIGLSAFGFVALGGLLIWSFRAKPTSLQAA; via the coding sequence ATGAAGCGTATGGCGCGGGTCGGCCTGGCGCTCTTGTGCCTGGCTGTGCCCCTTCTGTTGGTATTCGAACCGATCCTGTTGCGCGGCCGGCAACTCGCGTTTCAGGACGCGGGACATTTTTACTATCCTTTGCTGCGCCGCGTGCAGCAGGAGTGGGACGCCGGGCGCTGGCCGCTCTGGGCGCCGGAGGCGAGCGCGGGGACGCCGCTTCTGGGGAACCCCACGGCCGCGGTCCTCTATCCCGGCAAGCTCGTCTTCTTCGTCCTGCCCCACGCGTGGGCGGTGCGCTGGTACGTGGTCGGCCACGTCGCCCTGGCTTTTGGTGCGATGTGGGCGCTGCTCCGAGGATGGCGGATCTCGCCGGTCGGATCGGCGCTGGGCTCGCTGGCGTACGGGTTCGGCGTGCCGTTGCTGTCTCAGACGAGCAACATGATCTTTCTGGTCGGCGCGGCGTGGCTGCCGCTCGGGCTGCTGGCGGCCGATCGTTGGCTGCGCCTGGGCCAGAGGTCGGCGCTGGCGGCCTTGGCTCTGGTGCTGGCCTTGCAGGTGCTCGGCGGCGATCCGGAGGCGGCCTACCTGGTTGTGGTGTGCGCGGGGGGGTATGCAGCGGGTCTGTCGGCGGCGGCAGGTCCCCCCGCGACGATCAGCCGGCTCCTCAAGCGGCTGGGGTTGGCAGCAGCGGCGGTGCTGATCGGTTTGCTCGCGGTGTCGTACTGGGCGGCGTGGGTGATCCGCTGGATCGGGACCGCGAAGATTGGCGACCCAGCGCCGATCCGGCCGCCGCACGGGGCCATCGCGTGCGCGCTGTGGGGAGTGCTCGGGGTCTTCCTGGTTCGCAAGGCGCGGACCAGCCCGCCGGTGAGGGCGTTCCTCACCAGGAGCGCAGGGCTGCTCGGCGCCTCGGTGCTGGGGCTGGCGCTCGCGGGGGCCCAGCTTTTGCCTGTCCTCGAATATTCGAGCATGAGCTTCCGCGCGGCCGAGTCGGAAGGGTTCCACGACTTCTATGCCTACAGTCCGAACCCGCTCCAGGTGCTCGACACGATCTGGCCGAACGCTTTCGGCACGCTCGAAGGGGGCTATCGGTCGTGGCTCGACATGATCCCGCCGAAACCGGCGAACCGGCTTTGGATGCCGTCGCTGTACCTGGGCTGGCTGACGATCGTTCTGGCGCTCTCGGCGTTCGGGGTTCGGAAGGGGCCGCCGTGGCGGGCCTGGCTGAGCGTCGTGGCCGTGGTCAGCTTCCTGGCGGCGCTCGGCTCTTTCGGCAGCCCCTTGCTCTGGGCGCGGCTCGTGCCGGGGTGGGAATCCGTGCTCGGGCCGATCGAGCCGCCCTTTAATTGGCAGGTCCGCGCCGACGGGTACATGCGCGACGGCGACGGCGGCGTCTACTGGCTGCTCGCCTCGCTCCTTCCTGGCTTCCGCTCGTTCCGGTATCCGCCGAAGCTGTTCGTGCTCTGCTCGCTGGCGCTTTCGGGGCTGGCGGCGATGGGGTGGGATCGCTTGACGGAGCGGGATACGGAGTCGAAAGAGCGATCGCGCCGGGCCTGGGTCGTTGCGGGCGCCTTGCTCGGGGTGAGCGTCTGCGCCCTGGCGGCCTCATGGCTGGGTGCTGGGCCGATGCTTGGTCGGTTCAACGCCCTGGCCGACAGCCTCCGCAACAGCGACGAACCGCTCAACGTCGCCAGGGCGGTCTGGGACCTCCGCGCCGGGATCACGCATGGGGTCGTCGCCGGCGTCGTCGTTTGCGGGCTGATTCTCCTCGCCCGGCGTCGGCCGAGGCTGGCGGGGGGCCTGGCGGTATCGGTTTTGATGCTCGACCTGGTCTGGGCGAACGCGTACCACGTCGTGACGGTTCCACAGGACGCCTTCGAGGGGACGCCGAAAGCGCTGGAGGTCATCCGAGAGGCGGAGCAGGCGAACCCCTCGCCCGGTCCATTCCGGGTCGGGAGGATCGGAGCCTGGTGGCCTAGCAATTGGTTCAGCGCCGGCGAGCCTCGTTCGTTCGCTAGCATCACTAGCTGGGAGCGAAGCACGCTGCGGCCCAACTACAACTTGCCGCTGGGCGTCCGCCTGACCTACCACCACGACACGATCGAGCCGATGGACTACGGCCTTTTCTTCCTCCCCTGGTCGCTTACGCCCAGCGAACAGACGCTTCGGGTTCACGGCCTGAAGCCGGGGCAGAAGGTCTGGTATTACCCCAGGCGGGGGTTCGACCTGTGGAACACCCGCTACTTCATCGTTCCCGGCCACCTGAGCTGGGATAGCCGGGCGCGCGGCTACGCATCGGTCGTCCGCGGGTCGACGCTCATCTATCCCGGGCCCAATGAGTTCGACGGCCCGGGTGGAGACGAGCGCCGCAAACGCTGGAAGGAGACCGAGGACTTCCACGTCTTCCGTAATGAGAAGGCCTTTCCCCGGGCCTGGGTCGTCCACCGCGCCTACGTCGTTCCTCCGATTCAGGGCCTGCGGGTCAACGACCGCTTCCGGCTGGTCAAGGAGTTGATCTACCAGGCGGACGAGTTTTGGAACCTGCCGGGCCTGCCGGTGCGCGACCCGCATACCGTCGCCTGGGTTGAGACCGACCGGCCCAGGGAGCTCGACCCATTCCTCTCGCCCGTCGATCCCGACCCGTTGGAGACCGTGACCCTGACGCTCGACGAGCCGCAGCGGGTTGAGTTCACGGCCGTCCTGCGCTCCCCGGGGTTGGTCGTGGTGGGCGACATGAACTACCCGGGCTGGACTCTGACTGTGAACGGCCGGCCCGCCGAGATCCTCCGGACCAACCGCGCCATGCGAGGCGTGGCGCTCCCGGCCGGCACGCACCGCCTGGCCTTCCGCTACGAGCCCGCGTCCTTCCGCCTGGGTATCGGCCTGTCGGCGTTCGGCTTCGTGGCGCTGGGGGGCTTGTTGATCTGGTCCTTCCGCGCAAAACCCACGTCATTGCAGGCGGCCTGA